In Dehalococcoidia bacterium, one DNA window encodes the following:
- the hypD gene encoding hydrogenase formation protein HypD, producing the protein MKFIDEFRRSDLAQAVSARIQQRSKTPARLMEFCGSHTVAIFKHGIRQMLPPTIDMTSGPGCPVCVTANTDIDKSIALAKIPGVILATFGDMLKVPGSYSSLQEAKAEGADVRVVYSTLDALAIAKENPDRKVVFLGIGFETTTPTIAASVLQAEAEGIRNFSILSQNKVCPPTIRALLDLGEIRLQGLICPGHVSAVIGSHPWDFISREYGIPCVVSGFEPLDILQGIEMLVAQIESGQSKVEIAYRRGVRPEGNRKAIEVIEQVFQPCAASWRGIGIVPGSGLKLRPRYERFDADLAFDIQPGPTREHAGCLCGEILRGVKTPADCRLFGKACTPENPVGPCMVSHEGSCSAHYLYGEDHGE; encoded by the coding sequence GTGAAATTCATTGATGAGTTTCGGCGTTCCGACCTGGCGCAGGCGGTATCGGCTCGAATCCAGCAGCGCTCCAAGACCCCGGCGCGGCTGATGGAGTTTTGCGGCAGCCACACGGTAGCCATCTTCAAGCACGGTATCCGCCAGATGCTGCCCCCCACCATCGATATGACCTCCGGCCCCGGCTGTCCGGTCTGCGTGACTGCCAACACCGATATCGATAAATCCATCGCGCTGGCCAAAATCCCCGGAGTCATTCTAGCCACATTCGGCGATATGCTCAAGGTGCCCGGAAGCTATTCCAGCCTGCAGGAAGCCAAGGCCGAGGGCGCTGATGTGAGGGTGGTCTATTCCACTCTGGACGCTCTCGCCATCGCCAAAGAAAACCCGGATCGGAAGGTGGTCTTCCTGGGCATTGGGTTTGAGACTACCACGCCGACCATCGCTGCTTCGGTGCTTCAGGCCGAGGCGGAAGGGATCAGGAATTTTTCCATTCTCTCTCAAAATAAGGTTTGCCCGCCGACTATCCGGGCTCTCCTGGATTTGGGCGAGATTCGGCTGCAGGGGCTGATCTGTCCCGGCCATGTGAGCGCTGTGATCGGCTCCCATCCGTGGGACTTCATCTCTCGCGAATACGGCATCCCCTGTGTGGTATCGGGGTTTGAGCCGCTGGATATTTTGCAAGGCATCGAAATGCTGGTGGCCCAGATCGAAAGCGGCCAGTCCAAGGTGGAAATCGCCTATCGCCGCGGGGTTCGGCCCGAGGGCAACCGGAAGGCGATCGAGGTGATCGAACAGGTCTTCCAGCCGTGCGCCGCCTCCTGGAGGGGGATCGGGATCGTCCCAGGGAGCGGATTGAAGCTGCGTCCGAGGTATGAACGGTTCGATGCGGACCTGGCTTTCGATATACAGCCCGGCCCGACCCGGGAGCATGCCGGTTGCCTTTGCGGGGAGATACTGCGGGGTGTCAAAACTCCTGCCGATTGCAGGCTCTTTGGCAAAGCGTGCACGCCGGAGAATCCAGTGGGTCCCTGCATGGTTTCTCATGAGGGAAGCTGCTCGGCTCATTATCTGTACGGGGAAGATCATGGGGAATAA
- a CDS encoding thioesterase family protein: protein MEDYRKTMVRKIVEFYGHQVPFHTLLGFSDECFDAENGQIRFSMRNEFVGNSLISPILHGGIICTILDIEGSFLVGLEFLTKRKDAADGKRIGKGGTIDLRVDYLMPGKGKSFVASGSLLHFGSKVASVQTELRNDQDQLIAVGRGSYLYG from the coding sequence TTGGAAGACTATCGCAAAACGATGGTGAGGAAAATCGTCGAATTTTATGGCCATCAGGTGCCCTTTCACACCCTGCTGGGCTTTTCAGACGAGTGCTTTGATGCCGAGAATGGCCAGATCAGATTCTCTATGCGGAATGAATTCGTGGGAAATTCTCTGATCTCTCCTATTCTGCATGGAGGTATCATCTGCACCATTCTGGATATCGAGGGCTCTTTCCTGGTGGGACTCGAATTCCTCACCAAACGCAAAGATGCGGCGGATGGCAAGCGGATCGGCAAAGGCGGCACCATTGATTTACGGGTTGACTACCTCATGCCCGGAAAAGGAAAATCATTTGTGGCTTCCGGCTCGCTCCTTCACTTTGGGAGCAAGGTGGCATCGGTTCAAACCGAACTGCGTAACGATCAGGATCAACTGATCGCTGTCGGCAGGGGATCCTATTTGTATGGTTAA
- the hypE gene encoding hydrogenase expression/formation protein HypE, with protein sequence MMGNKILLSHGSGGKRSHDLISKMFRSAFDNPLLARMDDSAVLDLNGRVAFTTDSYVVTPIFFPGGDIGKLAVCGTVNDMAMMGAKPLYLSIAFVIEEGLLEDDLRMIVESVRQAALEANVQIVTGDTKVVGQGMADKLFLNTSGVGVIPEGIDISGSNARAGDKVILSGTIGDHAIAVLSRREGLSFSTDLKSDCAPLNHLVSQMLQASANIHSLRDPTRGGLATTLNEIAAQSQVGIRIEENQIPVRREVRAACEMLGFDPLYLANEGKLIAMVTPEDAQRVLAAMRAHELGKDAAIIGEVTDKKPGRVTMTTAIGSHRIVDMLVGDMLPRIC encoded by the coding sequence ATCATGGGGAATAAGATACTGCTTTCACATGGAAGTGGCGGCAAACGGAGCCACGATCTCATTTCGAAGATGTTTCGATCTGCCTTTGACAATCCCTTACTGGCTCGAATGGACGACTCGGCGGTTCTCGATCTGAACGGGCGCGTGGCCTTCACTACGGATAGCTACGTGGTGACGCCGATCTTCTTCCCCGGCGGGGATATCGGCAAACTCGCCGTCTGCGGCACGGTCAATGACATGGCGATGATGGGGGCAAAGCCGCTCTATTTGAGCATTGCCTTTGTGATCGAAGAGGGCCTGCTCGAGGACGATCTCCGGATGATTGTGGAATCGGTTCGCCAGGCAGCCCTGGAGGCCAATGTTCAGATCGTCACCGGCGATACCAAGGTGGTGGGTCAGGGCATGGCCGATAAGCTCTTTTTGAATACGTCCGGAGTGGGCGTCATCCCCGAGGGCATCGATATTTCGGGCAGCAACGCCAGAGCCGGGGATAAGGTCATTCTGAGCGGCACCATCGGCGATCATGCCATCGCGGTGTTGAGCCGCAGGGAAGGGCTTTCTTTTTCTACCGATCTGAAGAGCGACTGCGCCCCTTTGAATCACCTTGTCTCCCAAATGCTGCAAGCCAGCGCCAATATCCATTCGCTAAGAGACCCTACTCGGGGGGGGCTCGCCACTACTTTGAACGAGATCGCCGCTCAATCTCAGGTCGGCATTCGGATCGAAGAAAACCAGATACCGGTTCGCCGGGAAGTTCGAGCCGCCTGTGAGATGCTCGGATTCGATCCCCTCTATCTGGCCAATGAAGGCAAGCTGATCGCCATGGTCACCCCGGAAGATGCCCAGCGGGTTCTCGCGGCGATGCGAGCCCATGAACTGGGGAAGGATGCGGCCATTATCGGCGAGGTCACGGATAAGAAACCGGGACGGGTGACCATGACCACCGCTATCGGATCCCATCGCATCGTGGATATGCTGGTGGGCGATATGCTGCCTCGAATATGCTGA
- a CDS encoding HypC/HybG/HupF family hydrogenase formation chaperone yields the protein MCLAIPALIQSIEGTIAQADIGGISRPVSILLTPDVNVGDYVLIHTGYAISVLDQEEAHETLKLLEEMARYEEEREIH from the coding sequence ATGTGTTTAGCCATACCGGCGCTGATCCAATCGATTGAGGGTACCATTGCCCAGGCGGATATCGGCGGCATCAGCCGACCCGTCAGTATTCTGCTCACCCCGGATGTGAACGTCGGCGACTATGTGCTCATCCATACCGGATATGCCATCAGCGTCCTCGATCAGGAAGAGGCTCACGAAACCCTGAAGCTGCTGGAAGAAATGGCCCGGTACGAGGAGGAACGTGAAATTCATTGA
- a CDS encoding DUF1646 family protein, with the protein MHSIPEEPVLYMAAGLTIIVLMVLVLPFKVRKIEQNLEPFFLFMGILAVTISGLWGWELVIDALKAPVMIGSIPIGIFQVVLVFGVLVYYFNRPFQNGIITLASRLGTRLFLFLFITLLGLFSSIISVIVMSCLLAESMAVLPFARADKVRIVVIACFAMSLGAVLTPLGEPLSTILINKLAGPPYDAGFLFGLEKLGIYVIPGVIALALWGAMYAGRGMVMQTEGIKYEYSEKLRAVIVRAIKVFMFVAALILLGEGLKPLIVWYLGGVPSWGLYWINSISAVLDNATMTAVEISPTMSEAQIVSAIMALLIAGGMLIPGNIPNIVASGRLGISMKEWARLGIPLGAIIMVIYFVILIPTIF; encoded by the coding sequence ATGCACAGCATACCGGAAGAACCGGTACTCTATATGGCGGCCGGACTGACCATCATCGTTTTGATGGTACTGGTGCTTCCTTTCAAGGTCAGGAAAATAGAACAAAACCTGGAGCCCTTCTTTCTGTTCATGGGAATCCTGGCAGTGACCATTTCCGGCCTCTGGGGTTGGGAACTGGTCATAGATGCCCTGAAAGCCCCGGTAATGATCGGATCGATCCCGATAGGAATCTTCCAGGTTGTGCTGGTATTTGGCGTCCTTGTCTACTATTTCAACAGGCCTTTCCAGAACGGCATCATCACTTTAGCCAGCAGGCTGGGCACCAGACTCTTCCTCTTTTTGTTCATCACCCTACTCGGGTTGTTCTCCAGCATTATTTCGGTCATCGTTATGTCCTGCCTTCTGGCAGAATCGATGGCGGTGCTCCCCTTCGCCAGGGCGGATAAGGTAAGAATCGTGGTTATTGCCTGCTTCGCTATGAGTCTGGGTGCAGTTCTGACGCCGCTCGGCGAGCCCCTATCCACCATTCTGATCAACAAACTGGCAGGGCCTCCGTATGATGCCGGTTTTCTTTTCGGACTGGAAAAGTTGGGAATATACGTCATCCCCGGAGTTATCGCGCTCGCCCTTTGGGGAGCGATGTACGCAGGCCGAGGAATGGTTATGCAAACAGAGGGAATCAAGTACGAATACTCTGAAAAACTCCGGGCGGTGATTGTGAGGGCGATCAAGGTCTTCATGTTCGTTGCCGCACTCATATTGCTTGGCGAAGGCCTCAAGCCGCTCATCGTATGGTATCTGGGCGGCGTTCCTTCCTGGGGGCTCTACTGGATCAACAGCATTTCCGCCGTTCTCGATAATGCCACCATGACCGCAGTCGAGATAAGCCCAACTATGTCAGAGGCTCAGATTGTGAGCGCCATTATGGCCCTGCTCATTGCCGGAGGAATGCTCATTCCCGGTAACATTCCGAACATCGTGGCTTCCGGACGGCTCGGCATCAGCATGAAAGAATGGGCCAGGCTGGGCATTCCTCTGGGGGCAATTATCATGGTGATCTACTTTGTGATATTGATTCCAACAATTTTCTGA
- a CDS encoding heterodisulfide reductase-related iron-sulfur binding cluster: protein MFKLLTETAGGGGLFQEAAEETAKGEIFFKIDFGWIIYILATLSMLLVFFALYTRVKLWQQVGTKDNRFENKGQVVADFVKIGIIDGLLHRKFFRDVWAGVNHYLLIIGAVFLLVATGADVISHYMYEFLEGNTYLAISFIGDLGGVLMVLGVFGAVLRRYVKQPKQLDNVMDDAMALLLIFLVVVTGYIVEGMRQVIGDVPSQWAQWSFLGYGFSQGFEEVTLAQYQIAWWVHSLLVVGAVIYVSLAFSKLSHILVSPINVFFRSARPKGALAALDLENLESFGATKLEDFTWKQLMDLDACTRCGRCQANCPAYLTEKKLSPKNVIQNLKSHLNEVYPVTLKTMINGKFVATETRKDMCTEVITEEVIWDCTTCRACMEACPVAIEHVDKMVDMRRHLVLDEGSFPETAMGALKSMEQRGHPWRGTMASRMDWADGLNVKVLGDDAKVDILFWVGCTAALEDRNIKVAKAMGKVLNAAGISYGILGEEEMCCGEPARRIGNEYLFQMMAQQNVEKFKSYGVKKIITACPHCFNTIKNEYPQFGGDFFEVVHHTEFLNSLIDEGKIKLTKDVAQKITFHDSCYLGRYNDIYDAPRAILSKIPKAEVVEMKRRRNNAFCCGAGGGHMWMEETGTRINVVRTEEAIETGAGMICTACPFCIQMFSDGIKTKGVEETTQLKDIVEIIAEAL, encoded by the coding sequence ATGTTCAAGTTGCTAACCGAAACAGCGGGAGGGGGTGGGTTGTTCCAAGAGGCGGCGGAGGAAACGGCAAAGGGCGAGATATTCTTCAAGATCGACTTCGGATGGATCATCTACATTCTGGCTACTCTGTCCATGCTGTTGGTCTTCTTCGCCCTCTACACACGTGTCAAGCTCTGGCAACAGGTAGGAACCAAGGATAATCGCTTCGAAAACAAGGGCCAGGTGGTGGCCGACTTCGTCAAGATCGGGATCATTGATGGCCTGCTGCATCGCAAATTCTTCCGGGATGTGTGGGCGGGGGTCAACCATTACCTTCTGATCATCGGCGCCGTGTTTCTTTTGGTGGCCACCGGTGCGGACGTGATCTCCCATTATATGTATGAGTTTCTGGAAGGGAACACGTATCTGGCCATCTCGTTCATCGGTGACCTCGGTGGGGTGCTGATGGTGCTCGGTGTGTTTGGTGCGGTCCTGAGGAGATATGTCAAACAGCCCAAACAACTGGACAACGTGATGGACGATGCGATGGCACTGCTGCTGATTTTCCTGGTAGTCGTCACCGGCTACATTGTTGAAGGCATGAGGCAGGTCATTGGCGATGTGCCATCCCAATGGGCGCAATGGAGCTTCCTGGGCTATGGATTCTCCCAGGGCTTCGAAGAGGTGACACTGGCTCAGTACCAGATAGCCTGGTGGGTCCACTCGCTTCTGGTGGTGGGAGCGGTGATCTATGTCAGCCTGGCATTCAGCAAACTGAGCCACATTCTCGTTTCCCCGATCAATGTGTTCTTCCGTTCCGCTCGTCCCAAAGGGGCGCTGGCGGCTTTGGATCTGGAGAACCTGGAATCCTTCGGCGCTACCAAGCTCGAGGATTTCACCTGGAAGCAGTTGATGGATCTGGATGCCTGCACCCGTTGCGGCCGCTGTCAGGCAAACTGCCCGGCGTATCTGACCGAAAAGAAGCTGTCACCCAAGAACGTGATTCAGAACCTCAAATCGCATCTGAATGAGGTCTATCCCGTCACTCTGAAGACGATGATCAACGGGAAATTTGTGGCGACAGAAACCCGGAAGGACATGTGCACCGAGGTGATTACCGAAGAAGTGATTTGGGACTGCACCACCTGCCGGGCCTGCATGGAGGCCTGTCCCGTAGCGATTGAACATGTGGATAAGATGGTGGATATGCGTCGGCACCTGGTTCTGGATGAAGGCAGCTTCCCTGAGACGGCGATGGGTGCGCTCAAGAGCATGGAGCAGCGGGGACATCCCTGGCGCGGCACGATGGCTTCCAGAATGGATTGGGCCGATGGGTTGAATGTGAAAGTGCTCGGTGATGATGCCAAGGTGGACATCCTTTTCTGGGTGGGGTGCACGGCTGCTCTGGAGGACCGCAATATCAAGGTGGCCAAGGCGATGGGGAAGGTGCTCAATGCGGCTGGAATCAGCTACGGCATTCTGGGAGAAGAGGAGATGTGTTGCGGGGAACCCGCCCGCCGCATCGGCAATGAATACCTCTTCCAGATGATGGCGCAGCAAAACGTCGAGAAATTCAAGAGCTATGGCGTCAAGAAGATCATCACGGCATGTCCGCACTGTTTCAATACTATCAAGAACGAGTATCCTCAGTTCGGCGGAGACTTCTTTGAAGTAGTGCATCACACGGAGTTTCTTAACTCGCTGATCGACGAGGGCAAGATCAAGCTGACCAAGGACGTGGCCCAGAAGATCACTTTCCATGATTCGTGCTATCTGGGGAGATACAACGATATCTATGATGCCCCAAGGGCAATCCTGAGCAAAATCCCCAAGGCCGAGGTTGTGGAAATGAAACGTCGCCGCAACAACGCTTTCTGTTGTGGGGCGGGTGGAGGACACATGTGGATGGAAGAGACCGGCACTCGAATCAACGTCGTTCGGACCGAGGAAGCGATTGAAACCGGTGCCGGGATGATTTGCACCGCGTGTCCTTTCTGTATCCAGATGTTCAGTGATGGAATCAAGACCAAGGGCGTGGAGGAAACGACGCAACTGAAGGACATCGTTGAGATTATCGCCGAAGCGCTGTAG
- a CDS encoding TetR/AcrR family transcriptional regulator yields the protein MPKELQKRLNTQVRRGQIADAARHEIIKNGSEHVTIRRIAEEIGLTEGAIYRHFKSKREILSFLIGDIESNLVGDIERGIASGGTPLQIIESTFKSHISSVEQRRGITFLVIAEIISLGDKELNEQVYDVLKKYNGRIRDIISEGVESGEIRNDVAPDAVATLLSSSIHGLVNMWALSNCSFSLEERCLSMWNMLREAIVRR from the coding sequence ATGCCAAAAGAACTTCAAAAAAGACTGAACACCCAGGTGCGCCGGGGACAGATAGCCGATGCTGCCAGACATGAAATCATCAAGAACGGCAGTGAGCATGTGACCATCCGAAGAATCGCCGAGGAAATAGGATTAACCGAAGGGGCCATCTACCGGCATTTCAAAAGCAAACGGGAGATTTTGTCTTTTTTGATTGGGGACATCGAGTCAAACCTGGTTGGGGATATAGAGAGAGGAATTGCCTCCGGCGGCACACCGCTGCAAATCATCGAGAGTACATTCAAGAGCCATATATCTTCAGTAGAACAAAGAAGAGGCATCACCTTTCTGGTCATCGCGGAGATCATCAGCCTGGGGGACAAGGAACTGAACGAACAGGTATATGACGTCCTGAAAAAATATAACGGCCGCATCAGGGACATCATCTCAGAAGGAGTAGAAAGCGGCGAAATTCGCAATGATGTTGCGCCGGATGCAGTGGCCACCCTTTTATCCTCTTCAATACATGGCCTGGTCAACATGTGGGCCCTGAGCAACTGCAGCTTCAGCCTCGAGGAGAGGTGCCTGTCTATGTGGAACATGCTGCGAGAAGCCATAGTCCGCAGATAA